The nucleotide window CATAAAAATAATCCACCAAAAATACATATCAAAACCTCTAAACATTCACAAATACCAAAAATCAATGACTAAACAACGAAAAAAACTCAAAACACTAAAAGAAAACCCCGAACAAATCTTCAAAAAACAAGAAAACAAACTAATTGAAAAAACTAGAGAACTAAAAGAACTTAAAAGCAACCCCTTCTATAAAGGAGCTTATGGCGAAATAAAAACCCTCAAGGAACTATCAAAACTCAACAATAAATATAAGGTTCTATGTGGACTTAACATCGAACTAGACCACTATATAAAATACAACGGAAAACATAACCTAAAATCCGCACAAATGGATTTCGTAGTAGTCTCTCAGAAAGGAATATTCCTAATCGAAGTAAAAAACTGGAGCAACCAATACCTCAACAAAAACAAAGGAATAACCCCTCATGAACAACTTGACAGAGCAGGAAAAACACTGTACATATACCTAAACTCCCAATTAAACCAAAACAACACAAACATAGACACTAAAAAAAATATAGATTTGAATGGAAAAAACCTAACCAAAATACTCGTCCCAATCCAAAACAACATGAACTACAACAAAAACTACAAATACGTATTTGTAAAAAACCTAACACAACTAAACAACTTCATAACAAACAGAAAAACAGTATACAGCCAAAAAGAAACAAAAATAATAACAAACGCCCTAAAAAACCACATAACAAAAAAATAAAGAAAATAAAGGCGAGTTGGATGTTTTATGTAAATTTTACTTTGTTTGGTTCTTAAAATTTACATATCTCAGTTTTTTTGTTTAAAAGAAAAAAATATAAATAGTATTAAATTATAGCTCTTGTTAGTTAGAAATAGAAGAATAAGAACCTGACAAATCGCTCTCGGCCAGGGCTTAAACATTAAGGTTCATATCTCTCATTATATATCCAAAAACGTATATACATCCTAAAGACTACCGAGTAAAAAAAGCTAATAAAACCAGAAAAAAACTTCTATGGATCTACTTTATTTTCATATTTCTTCTCCTTTTTTTCTGTTATCTTTTTATTTTTGATTTATATTTTCATTACTTATCATTATTTTGTAACCAGCGAGCATTAAACCAAAACCGACAATGAGAAGAATTACACTAGCCAACAAATATGCTGTTTGAACAGTTGCAGAGGTAATGCCGCCTATTTCGGTAAAACCGAATATGCCGAAAATTATAAAAAAGATACCTATGATTAAAATAGCTATACCTTTGAATGTTGATTTTATAGCTCCCATAACATTTAAAAATTTCTTAAAAGGACTAGTTATAACTTTCGGAGAAAAGGTTTTTTGGAGTTGTTGTTTTTTATTCCCATATTTTTCTTTGTTTATGGAGGAGATTTTGGATACTGGGTTGTTAGGTTGTTGGTCCATCCAATGGGTTTTTGATTTTTTGGGTTCTGTCGTGTTTTTTGTCGCTTTTTTCATGTAATGTTTCGATAAAATTTTGTAGGGTTTTAGGTGGAGTATGGCTGTGGAGTTTGGGGAATTGATTTTGCCAACTAATTTGATTTTTTCTCTGAACTTTTCTTATCTTTTTCTTGCTGTCCGAACGTTTCTAGGTGATCTTTTGAGGCGAACTTCTCGTTTATTTCTCTTTCTCTTGGTCTTCCTTTGGCTTCTCTTTCGGAGGAGGTGATGAAGAAATAGAGCGTCGAACCGATTACGCTTCCAAGAACAATTCCGAATATGAATACGCCGGCGAGAGGTTCTAGAGGTCCTGCAATTCTCTGGAAAAATTCATTCCAGGTGGTGGCATGTTCAGGGTGGATATAGACCTTACCTATCCAGGCCCCTATGAATACCATTATTAGCCATATGTATATCCTCTTTAGCCTTCTTTTCATAGCTTCTTGCCATGTGATTTTATAGTGTGGGAATCTGAAGTCTTCCGAAAGTGCTTTGGTCCATCTCTCGTCTATGTCATTTTCTCGGTCGAAGAACTTTGAGAGGAACGTCTCCTCTAGCGCTCTGACTCTCCCTCTCCACTTGTCGAAATTTCTGTATCTCCTGGCCTCAGTGAAAAGCATTATGTATATAAGAAAGAGGCCTGCTAGAACGGCCCAGTGTGGGACGTTAGGGTTGGCGAGGGCAAAAGTTATTATACCGGAGGTGATCACTATTGCCCAGTTTGTGGTTTTGTCCATCCGTTGTCTCCAGCTATTGGTTCTTTGGAGCTCTCCACGGTAGACATGCATTATGACGTTCGTGTCCAGAGAATCCAGTTTTTCCCAATCCATCCTTATTTC belongs to Methanonatronarchaeum sp. AMET-Sl and includes:
- a CDS encoding nuclease-related domain-containing protein → MAEIYGIPESEKEILQKSPSCVANFEDIGRIHNQVNEKLEKRKEKFQNKLPEEIKKEQKTLKEIKKSIEKTRHEHENKISQIKSEIKQKKNNKKWLSIIPSYIKIIHQKYISKPLNIHKYQKSMTKQRKKLKTLKENPEQIFKKQENKLIEKTRELKELKSNPFYKGAYGEIKTLKELSKLNNKYKVLCGLNIELDHYIKYNGKHNLKSAQMDFVVVSQKGIFLIEVKNWSNQYLNKNKGITPHEQLDRAGKTLYIYLNSQLNQNNTNIDTKKNIDLNGKNLTKILVPIQNNMNYNKNYKYVFVKNLTQLNNFITNRKTVYSQKETKIITNALKNHITKK
- a CDS encoding DUF2270 domain-containing protein; protein product: MDWEKLDSLDTNVIMHVYRGELQRTNSWRQRMDKTTNWAIVITSGIITFALANPNVPHWAVLAGLFLIYIMLFTEARRYRNFDKWRGRVRALEETFLSKFFDRENDIDERWTKALSEDFRFPHYKITWQEAMKRRLKRIYIWLIMVFIGAWIGKVYIHPEHATTWNEFFQRIAGPLEPLAGVFIFGIVLGSVIGSTLYFFITSSEREAKGRPREREINEKFASKDHLETFGQQEKDKKSSEKKSN